A window of the Fusarium poae strain DAOMC 252244 chromosome 3, whole genome shotgun sequence genome harbors these coding sequences:
- a CDS encoding hypothetical protein (TransMembrane:2 (o12-32i95-117o)) has product MSTGQQSRLMKMAMSALSAAIFVLAILAFLVVDVYHRTRRACSAVGDEMTFRNYIVQLVTRRQPYQDMSTGGRARQDYYYTWQIPRMIRVHMEDATMVAIYILAFLAVCVFFGIWLVQYWTVRWFLG; this is encoded by the exons ATGTCTACTGGTCAACAGTCTCGACTTATG AAAATGGCTATGTCTGCCTTGTCCGCAGCCATCTTCGTACTTGCTATCCTCGCATTCTTGGTCGTTGACGTCTATCACCGTACTCGTCGAGCTTGTTCCGCTGTTGGCGACGAAATGACCTTCAGAAATTACATTGTTCAACTTGTTACACGTCGTCAGCCCTATCAAGACATGTCTACCGGTGGCCGAGCCAGGCAAGACTACTACTACACATGGCAGATTCCGCGAATGATCCGCGTTCATATGGAAGACGCTACAATGGTTGCCATTTACATCCTAGCTTTCTTGGCCGTTTGCGTCTTCTTTGGTATCTGGCTCGTCCAGTACTGGACTGTCAGATGGTTCTTAGGCTGA
- a CDS encoding hypothetical protein (SECRETED:SignalP(1-18)): MKFFSTLTLGMIVVAVDAAYPNPGNSPPDACYTAIAKPNIKQRTIDCKSFLLTTVTPKKSTIYKTSTITRKTPTVTKSITVTSTSPATATSVNSVIQTVTDNIVVTRTVEQTKTVTEQTTTTITTEAADPAPTIKRKRSVPRIPEYLDNLCTNSAQYSSACSRIGVTAKTVTAPRVTIVSNIVRVKIPRATTVRTTVNTAWVTQTVKTTTVYKTYSTEEVTKTLDFIIDEVTVATKTVTETTTKTETASPLETVKLVAVGSTDPALAGGLGLSSLESNQGSSTSFYMKFTSDAASQIYTIHKVTGEVKALNGPGSAVGLAASFTYFPGSGNPYGAVMIQVSPTPTLFNHGKCQRTGHRNKKRNKAKYAALAQSRREMELQKHESAKAVADNDELDFGAKIDHLAKIRGWFSGSTAILDKYLNGTLDIAETVDIIARPIDEAYSTADFGRQYFEQEACARTQRGFHSPEKALELWGPEEDYTEPQEDFDPEKSTEAQLWQLWFSILHASKRIPFSDEAQQMKLVHLVKAFKARPNPPPPEPMTIPLKRSWIWESDKLWTDLLVLGISVSETFNDVCGCGAGWLWPEQRACENLFALLARLTSNGIDLSRIGVSCVAALEQTPSPGYRPFPAPPISEVLSYDVTCAALWTIVAGKEVFGGYPDTRDERDIQVVDRIITLRDNDLPWNRSLKKYKGRARWETARKEFARRRFEDESRNEDLSVEARELAAKAAQSMVPLIWLHGEKAEQ; the protein is encoded by the exons ATGAAGTTCTTTAGTACACTCACCTTGGGCATGATTGTCGTAGCTGTCGACGCAGCTTACCCGAACCCGGGTAATAGTCCTCCAGATGCTTGTTATACTG CTATTGCGAAGCCCAACATCAAACAGCGAACCATTGACTGCAAGTCATTTCTGCTTACGACAGTGACTCCCAAGAAGTC TACCATTTACAAAACGTCGACAATTACCAGAAAGACTCCGACCGTTACCAAGTCAATCACGGTTACGAGCACCTCGCCCGCCACCGCCACCAGTGTCAACTCTGTCATACAGACCGTGACGGATAACATCGTCGTCACGCGAACTGTGGAGCAAACCAAGACCGTGACAGAGCAGACCACGACGACGATCACAACTGAGGCCGCTGATCCTGCCCCGACCATCAAGCGCAAACGCTCGGTACCTCGCATCCCTGAATACCTTGACAACCTATGCACCAACTCTGCTCAATACTCGTCAGCTTGCTCACGTATTGGTGTCACTGCCAAGACGGTTACCGCGCCTCGCGTTACCATCGTATCCAATATCGTTCGCGTCAAGATCCCACGCGCCACCACCGTTCGCACAACGGTTAACACCGCCTGGGTCACCCAGACAGTAAAGACCACAACTGTCTACAAGACCTACAGTACTGAAGAAGTCACCAAGACGCTCGATttcatcatcgacgaggtTACTGTTGCTACAAAGACTGTCACAGAGACCACTACAAAGACCGAAACAGCCTCGCCACTGGAGACAGTAAAATTAGTTGCCGTTGGTAGCACAGATCCTGCCCTAGCAGGCGGATTAGGCCTATCATCCTTGGAGTCCAACCAAGGCAGCAGTACTAGCTTTTACATGAAGTTCACCTCCGATGCGGCCTCTCAGATTTATACCATACATAAAGTAACTGGCGAAGTCAAAGCGCTCAATGGGCCAGGCAGCGCTGTCGGCCTGGCTGCTTCGTTTACTTACTTTCCCGGAAGTGGTAACCCCTATGGTGCTGTGATGATACAAG TCTCGCCAACACCGACCCTGTTCAATCACGGAAAATGCCAAAGAACAGGCCATCGCAACAAAAAACGAAACAAGGCAAAATACGCAGCGTTGGCTCAATCGCGGAGAGAAATGGAATTGCAAAAGCACGAGTCTGCTAAAGCAGTAGCAGACAATGACGAACTCGATTTTGGAGCCAAGATTGATCATTTGGCCAAGATTAGAGGATGGTTCTCTGGCAGCACGGCGATCCTTGACAAATACCTAAATGGAACGCTGGATATTGCAGAGACAGTAGACATCATCGCGAGACCAATAGATGAAGCCTACTCGACTGCTGATTTCGGTCGACAATATTTCGAGCAGGAGGCATGCGCTCGGACACAACGAGGTTTTCACAGTCCCGAGAAAGCGCTTGAACTTTGGGGACCTGAAGAGGATTACACAGAACCTCAAGAAGACTTTGACCCAGAAAAATCAACAGAAGCCCAGTTGTGGCAACTATGGTTTTCGATCCTTCATGCATCGAAACGGATTCCCTTTTCTGATGAAGCGCAACAGATGAAACTGGTTCATCTGGTCAAAGCCTTCAAAGCGCGTCCCAATCCACCACCTCCTGAACCAATGACAATTCCGCTGAAAAGAAGTTGGATCTGGGAGTCTGATAAATTGTGGACTGATTTATTAGTTCTGGGTATCTCAGTGTCAGAGACTTTCAACGATGTTTGTGGTTGTGGAGCTGGTTGGTTGTGGCCAGAACAACGAGCATGCGAAAACCTTTTCGCTCTCCTGGCTCGACTCACATCCAATGGAATCGATCTCTCCAGAATTGGAGTCTCGTGTGTCGCTGCTCTGGAGCAAACTCCCTCTCCTGGTTACAGGCCATTCCCCGCGCCGCCTATCAGTGAGGTGCTGAGTTACGACGTGACTTGTGCGGCTCTTTGGACTATCGTCGCCGGCAAAGAAGTTTTTGGGGGATATCCAGACACCCGTGACGAGAGGGACATACAAGTAGTGGACAGAATTATCACCTTGAGGGATAATGATTTGCCTTGGAATAGGTCTTTGAAGAAATACAAGGGTCGAGCGCGTTGGGAAACTGCACGGAAGGAATTTGCCCGACGAAGATTTGAAGATGAATCAAGGAACGAGGATTTATCAGTTGAAGCTCGTGAGTTGGCCGCCAAAGCTGCGCAGTCTATGGTGCCATTGATTTGGCTACATGGGGAGAAGGCTGAGCAATAG
- a CDS encoding hypothetical protein (SECRETED:SignalP(1-23)~CAZy:CE1): MLDFLSPRKLLTQLVLGAGLVAAQLQTINNFGPTYDTRLTMQAYIPSNLPANPAIVVALHPCGGNGQGYFQQTNRYRTLADQRGVILIYPSSPKDSNCWDVASTKTLKHDGQGDSQVLVSMVDYVINTYKADRNRVFVTGSSSGCMMTNVLIATYPDRFAAATCYSGVAAGCMAGSPGSSPISSDRKCSDGKIVKSGQEWANQVKAMYPGYSGSYPRFKTWHGTADFLVTIQNLQEQIKEWSTLNGVSLTSSQQNTPQPNYTTMIYGDGTKFVAVSAAGVGHTVPVQPDDDFKWFRLI, from the exons ATGCTTGACTTTCTCTCCCCACGCAAGCTGTTGACTCAGCTCGTCCTGGGTGCTGGCCTGGTTGCGGCTCAGCTCCAGACTATCAACAACTTTGGACCAACCTATGACACCCGTCTGACCATGCAAGCCTATATCCCGAGCAACCTCCCTGCCAACCCAGCAATTGTTGTCGCC TTGCACCCTTGTGGTGGAAATGGACAGGGCTATTTCCAGCAGACTAACAGATACAGAACTCTTGCCGACCAGCGCGGAGTTATCCTCATCTACCCTTCTTCGCCCAAGGACTCTAACTGTTGGGATGTCGCCAGCACCAAGACCCTCAAGCATGATGGTCAGGGTGACAGCCAGGTCCTCGTCAGCATGGTTGACTATGTCATCAACACGTACAAGGCCGACCGCAACAGAGTTTTTGTCACTGGTTCCAGCTCCGGATGCATGATGACCAATGTGCTCATCGCAACATACCCCGACCGTTTCGCTGCTGCCACGTGCTACTCGGGTGTTGCCGCCGGATGCATGGCCGGATCTCCAGGATCCAGCCCCATCAGCTCAGACCGTAAATGCTCTGACGGAAAGATTGTCAAGTCAGGACAGGAGTGGGCCAACCAGGTCAAGGCTATGTACCCTGGCTACAGCGGCTCTTATCCTCGCTTCAAGACTTGGCACGGTACCGCCGACTTCTTAGTCACCATTCAGAACCTCCAGGAACAGATCAAGGAGTGGTCCACTCTTAATGGCGTTTCTCTTACCAGCAGCCAGCAAAACACTCCCCAACCTAACTACACCACCATGATCTACGGCGATGGAACGAAGTTTGTTGCTGTGTCTGCTGCTGGAGTTGGACATACCGTGCCTGTTCAACCCGACGATGACTTTAAGTGGTTCCGTCTTATCTAA
- a CDS encoding hypothetical protein (CAZy:AA1_3~CAZy:AA1_1~CAZy:AA1_2) — translation MWITDACKAFVFSFVAVFHSPSLPDQGPHQDVLTFTHDSPVGKHPYPRFPAPNGPERDGVEFECKYPELRGWEKCTTADDRSCWLKGPFDQVFDINTDYENFWPEGIVREYTLNVTNQDINGDGVNNPYGKVFNNQYPGPWIQACWGDIIKVTVHNNLEYNGTTIHWHGLRQLESFEMDGVNGVTQCPIAPGDSFTYTFRAVQYGTSWYHSHYSLQYADGLAGPITIYGPSSAPWDEGRDPILITDWSHRSAFQSWQRELVPNSPTRPLMNGVLINGVGNFAGSFPRERFNMTVEKDKKYILRVINTSVDTTWIFSIDNHNFTVMSTDFVPIHPYEVDHIVIGIGQRYHIVLNATPTNTTILPASPDGNYWIRTVGADRCKGFEPGNEPDERQGILRYNASSTLVPTTFRPAYSTACRDENYTMLQPILPWNVTPVELDNKKGHFDIGLKTYKDRPEQGNAFQWWAFGENPLWLNFSNPTILNLNNDTWDPNYAVDLVVPDSKKDEWIYIAITAPPAPLVNRPDRVFAPVAHPLHLHGHDFALLAQGTNFSDLDTGNVKLKWDNPPRRDVALIPAGGYLVVAFKADNPGSWLFHCHIAWHASSGLAIQILEQQERLKWMMNNDRMKEVERVCERWNDWFGNKSNLWNAELFQDDSGV, via the exons ATGTGGATTACCGACGCCTGCAAGGCGTTTGTATTCTCCTTTGTCGCCGTATTTCACTCTCCTAGTCTCCCAGATCAAGGTCCTCACCAAGACGTGTTGACCTTCACTCACGATTCTCCCGTCGGAAAACATCCTTACCCCCGCTTTCCCGCTCCCAATGGTCCCGAAAGGGATGGTGTCGAATTTGAGTGCAAGTACCCTGAGCTTAGAGGCTGGGAGAAATGTACGACAGCAGATGATCGATCTTGTTGGCTTAAAGGCCCATTTGATCAGGTATTCGATATAAATACTGATTATGAGAACTTCTGGCCCGAGGGTATCGTCAGGGAG TACACTCTCAACGTAACAAACCAAGACATCAATGGTGATGGCGTCAATAATCCATACGGCAAAGTCTTCAACAACCAATACCCTGGTCCTTGGATTCAAGCATGCTGGGGCGATATCATAAAGGTAACAGTTCATAACAACCTCGAATACAATGGCACGACCATCCACTGGCATGGTCTTCGTCAACTCGAGTCCTTCGAGATGGATGGCGTAAATGGTGTCACTCAATGTCCTATCGCTCCTGGTGATAGCTTCACATATACCTTCCGCGCGGTGCAGTATGGAACATCGTGGTATCATAGCCACTATTCGCTCCAGTACGCTGATGGATTGGCTGGCCCGATTACCATCTATGGACCTTCGAGTGCACCGTGGGACGAGGGTAGAGACCCAATTCTCATCACGGATTGGAGTCATAGAAGTGCATTCCAAAGTTGGCAGAGAGAACTTGTGCCGAATAGCCCGACTAGACCTTTGATGAACGGTGTACTTATCAATGGCGTCG GCAATTTTGCAGGTAGCTTCCCACGTGAGCGATTCAATATGACTGTCGAGAAG GACAAGAAGTACATTCTTCGCGTTATCAACACCTCTGTAGACACAACTTGGATCTTTAGCATTGACAACCACAACTTCACCGTCATGTCGACAGACTTTGTCCCCATCCACCCATATGAAGTAGACCACATCGTCATCGGAATTG GCCAACGTTACCACATTGTTCTTAATGCTACACCCACCAACACTACTATCCTTCCTGCATCACCTGATGGAAATTATTGGATCCGTACAGTAGGCGCGGATAGATGCAAGGGTTTCGAGCCTGGTAATGAGCCTGATGAGCGACAAGGTATACTTCGGTACAACGCCTCCAGTACCTTGGTACCTACGACATTCCGCCCAGCTTACAGCACAGCATGTCGTGACGAGAATTATACCATGCTTCAGCCGATCTTGCCCTGGAATGTTACACCCGTTGAGCTAGACA ATAAGAAAGGTCATTTTGACATAGGTCTCAAGACATACAAAGACAGACCAGAACAGGGCAATGCTTTTCAGTGGTGGGCGTTTGGAGAGAACCCATTGTGGCTTAACTTTTCCAACCCGACTattctcaatctcaacaatGATACATGGGATCCCAACTATGCTGTTGATCTTGTTGTTCCAGATTCcaagaaggatgaatggatctACATTGCCATCACTGCACCCCCAGCCCCGCTTGTCAACAGACCTGACAGGGTATTTGCACCTGTGGCTCATCCA CTTCATCTCCACGGCCATGACTTTGCACTACTTGCACAAGGAACCAACTTTTCAGACCTCGACACAGGAAATGTTAAACTCAAGTGGGACAATCCGCCGCGACGTGATGTAGCACTCATCCCAGCAGGAGGCTATCTTGTTGTCGCGTTCAAGGCTGATAACCCTGGATCGTGGTTGTTCCATTGTCACATCGCATGGCATGCATCAAGTGGTCTGGCCATTCAGATTCTTGAACAGCAGGAAAGGCTCAAGTGGATGATGAATAATGATAGGATGAAGGAAGTGGAGAGAGTTTGCGAGAGGTGGAATGATTGGTTTGGAAATAAGAGTAATCTTTGGAACGCAGAACTCTTTCAAGATGATTCTGGAGTTTAG